The following proteins come from a genomic window of Coffea arabica cultivar ET-39 chromosome 11c, Coffea Arabica ET-39 HiFi, whole genome shotgun sequence:
- the LOC113717264 gene encoding uncharacterized protein isoform X1 yields MGKRLDALFGRSLKTNKLQANIKLGISRLPVLKNQRQARCAVARSDVLQFVSLGQHERALLRVEQVIKEQNMLDVYVIIERYCHQLTERINLIEHERVCPEELKETVSSMIYAASRCGDFPELQEIRAIFTSRFGKEFVARAVELRNNCGVNPQMIQKLSTRMPSLENRMMVLKEIATENNIVLQIEEVEVEISKAQMETDTKQGQPKPKTPTHSGHLGSVEGCSDSMEVRNKYKDVAAAAQAAFESAAYAAAAARAAVELSRSDSHDPDDLNSTKLQPRVMSRTRQSFKSNSQTGEEKEIDEGKVGMAFEKIHPAQHCSSESEDEKIIAENFKQRKNEGEIKRSLSTSSSESFDNNFSGTRTYCDDELLMKLEEKEIVFDESDDETKEKSRTFLSRTKDSGLEDKQTSQRKKTPDSEQRYSIKGDINEDDFGLPSSPAHKHFSLRSHAGVKKEKATEKFISSRADHLNMEKRPISVRTKRTYGR; encoded by the exons ATGGGAAAGAGGCTTGATGCTCTATTTGGAAGAAGTTTGAAGACAAACAAATTACAGGCCAACATTAAGCTTGGTATTTCAAGGCTTCCTGTCCTCAAAAACCAGCGCCAGGCTCGTTGCGCCGTGGCCCGTTCTGATGTTCTTCAATTCGTGAGCCTAGGTCAGCATGAGAGAGCTCTTCTTAGG GTTGAACAAGTGATCAAGGAGCAGAACATGTTGGATGTGTATGTTATAATAGAACGCTATTGCCATCAGTTGACCGAGAGGATCAACCTCATTGAGCATGAAAG AGTGTGTCCTGAGGAATTGAAGGAGACAGTATCAAGCATGATTTATGCAGCTTCAAGATGCGGGGACTTCCCTGAACTTCAAGAGATTCGTGCAATTTTTACATCCCGTTTTGGGAAGGAATTTGTAGCTCGAGCTGTTGAGTTACGAAACAATTGTGGAGTTAATCCTCAA ATGATACAGAAGCTATCTACCAGGATGCCAAGCTTGGAGAACAGAATGATGGTGCTCAAGGAAATTGCTACAGAGAACAACATTGTTCTGCAAATTGAAGAAGTGGAAGTAGAAATATCGAAG GCGCAAATGGAGACTGATACAAAGCAGggtcaaccaaaaccaaaaacaCCAACTCACTCTGGACATTTAGGAAGTGTTGAAGGATGTTCGGACTCGATGGAAGTGAGGAATAAATATAAGGATGTAGCTGCTGCAGCACAAGCAGCGTTTGAATCAGCAGCTTATGCAGCTGCTGCTGCAAGAGCAGCTGTGGAACTGTCCCGATCTGACTCACATGATCCCGATGATCTAAATAGTACAAAACTGCAGCCAAGAgtcatgtcaagaactcgtcaGTCATTTAAATCCAATTCCCAAActggagaagaaaaagaaattgatgAAGGGAAAGTAGGCATGGCATTTGAGAAAATCCACCCTGCTCAACACTGTTCTTCTGAGTCGGAGGACGAAAAGATTATAGCAGAAAACTTCAAACAACGCAAGAATGAAGGGGAGATTAAAAGGTCATTGTCTACATCGAGCTCAGAATCATTTGATAACAACTTCAGTGGAACTAGAACATATTGCGATGACGAGCTTCTGATGAAGCTAGAGGAAAAGGAGATAGTTTTtgatgaaagtgatgatgagACTAAGGAGAAAAGCAGAACATTTTTGTCAAGAACCAAAGATTCAGGTTTAGAAGATAAGCAAACTTCGCAAAGGAAGAAGACTCCGGATTCTGAACAAAGGTATTCTATTAAGGGAGATATCAACGAAGACGACTTCGGATTACCTTCCTCTCCAGCTCACAAGCACTTTTCTTTAAGATCTCACGCTGGCGTCAAGAAGGAAAAAGCGACAGAGAAGTTCATCAGCTCTCGTGCAGACCACTTGAATATGGAGAAGAGGCCAATTTCTGTCAGAACTAAAAGGACGTATGGTCGGTGA
- the LOC113717264 gene encoding uncharacterized protein isoform X2: MLDVYVIIERYCHQLTERINLIEHERVCPEELKETVSSMIYAASRCGDFPELQEIRAIFTSRFGKEFVARAVELRNNCGVNPQMIQKLSTRMPSLENRMMVLKEIATENNIVLQIEEVEVEISKAQMETDTKQGQPKPKTPTHSGHLGSVEGCSDSMEVRNKYKDVAAAAQAAFESAAYAAAAARAAVELSRSDSHDPDDLNSTKLQPRVMSRTRQSFKSNSQTGEEKEIDEGKVGMAFEKIHPAQHCSSESEDEKIIAENFKQRKNEGEIKRSLSTSSSESFDNNFSGTRTYCDDELLMKLEEKEIVFDESDDETKEKSRTFLSRTKDSGLEDKQTSQRKKTPDSEQRYSIKGDINEDDFGLPSSPAHKHFSLRSHAGVKKEKATEKFISSRADHLNMEKRPISVRTKRTYGR, from the exons ATGTTGGATGTGTATGTTATAATAGAACGCTATTGCCATCAGTTGACCGAGAGGATCAACCTCATTGAGCATGAAAG AGTGTGTCCTGAGGAATTGAAGGAGACAGTATCAAGCATGATTTATGCAGCTTCAAGATGCGGGGACTTCCCTGAACTTCAAGAGATTCGTGCAATTTTTACATCCCGTTTTGGGAAGGAATTTGTAGCTCGAGCTGTTGAGTTACGAAACAATTGTGGAGTTAATCCTCAA ATGATACAGAAGCTATCTACCAGGATGCCAAGCTTGGAGAACAGAATGATGGTGCTCAAGGAAATTGCTACAGAGAACAACATTGTTCTGCAAATTGAAGAAGTGGAAGTAGAAATATCGAAG GCGCAAATGGAGACTGATACAAAGCAGggtcaaccaaaaccaaaaacaCCAACTCACTCTGGACATTTAGGAAGTGTTGAAGGATGTTCGGACTCGATGGAAGTGAGGAATAAATATAAGGATGTAGCTGCTGCAGCACAAGCAGCGTTTGAATCAGCAGCTTATGCAGCTGCTGCTGCAAGAGCAGCTGTGGAACTGTCCCGATCTGACTCACATGATCCCGATGATCTAAATAGTACAAAACTGCAGCCAAGAgtcatgtcaagaactcgtcaGTCATTTAAATCCAATTCCCAAActggagaagaaaaagaaattgatgAAGGGAAAGTAGGCATGGCATTTGAGAAAATCCACCCTGCTCAACACTGTTCTTCTGAGTCGGAGGACGAAAAGATTATAGCAGAAAACTTCAAACAACGCAAGAATGAAGGGGAGATTAAAAGGTCATTGTCTACATCGAGCTCAGAATCATTTGATAACAACTTCAGTGGAACTAGAACATATTGCGATGACGAGCTTCTGATGAAGCTAGAGGAAAAGGAGATAGTTTTtgatgaaagtgatgatgagACTAAGGAGAAAAGCAGAACATTTTTGTCAAGAACCAAAGATTCAGGTTTAGAAGATAAGCAAACTTCGCAAAGGAAGAAGACTCCGGATTCTGAACAAAGGTATTCTATTAAGGGAGATATCAACGAAGACGACTTCGGATTACCTTCCTCTCCAGCTCACAAGCACTTTTCTTTAAGATCTCACGCTGGCGTCAAGAAGGAAAAAGCGACAGAGAAGTTCATCAGCTCTCGTGCAGACCACTTGAATATGGAGAAGAGGCCAATTTCTGTCAGAACTAAAAGGACGTATGGTCGGTGA
- the LOC113716477 gene encoding homologous-pairing protein 2 homolog, whose product MAPKSDSTEGIVLNFVNEQNKPLNSQIVADCLQKFNLKKGAIQKALDTLVDSGKISFKEYGKQKIYLARQDQFDIPNGEELNQMKEENIKLQEELDGQRKAISAVEGEIKALQSNLTLEEVHKKEAKIRKEVKDMEEKLTKLKEGVTLVNPEERKAVEGMYFETVNQWRRRKRMFKDIWDAITENSPKDLKEFKEELGIEYDEDVGVSLQSFIDLRQQGKKRARGL is encoded by the exons ATGGCTCCTAAATCCGACAGCACCGAAg GAATCGTGCTCAATTTCGTGAACGAG CAAAATAAGCCGTTGAATTCACAAATTGTGGCTGATTGTCTACAAAAGTTCAATCTCAAAAAGGGGGCAATACAGAAAGCTTTAGATACTCTTGTTGATAGCGGAAAGATATCATTCAAGGAATATGGAAAGCAGAAGATCTATCTTGCTAGACAAGATCAGTTTGACATTCCAAATGGTGAAGAGCTTAATCAGATGAAAGAGGAAAATATCAAGCTGCAAGAAGAGCTGGATGGGCAAAGAAAAGCAATCAGTGCAGTTGAGGGAG AAATCAAAGCTCTGCAGTCAAATTTGACACTGGAAGAGGTACACAAAAAAGAagccaaaataagaaaagag GTAAAAGATATGGAAGAGAAACTGACTAAGTTAAAGGAAGGAGTTACACTGGTCAATCCAGAAGAGCGAAAAGCTGTGGAGGGGATGTATTTTGAAACAGTAAACCAGTGGCGAAGACGGAAAAGGATGTTCAAAGATATATGGGATGCTATAACTGAGAACTCACCCAAAGACCTTAAAGAATTCAAG GAAGAACTTGGGATTGAGTATGATGAAGATGTTGGAGTGAGTTTACAATCCTTTATTGACCTAAGGCAACAAGGAAAGAAGCGTGCCAGAGGCCTGTAA
- the LOC113715576 gene encoding uncharacterized protein: protein MLTTGTFLCKPFNSRPTSWAPSSVNHVAAANTKKRQSDTNFDKFKTKEIKGWFKFGITSTGLYLSSGARRRRNSTPITTTAGVGGDSSVTEFDDNIRKLLQAVLWVAEGVYILWLFLLPYAPGDPVWAISSETVNSLVGLSLNFFFILPLLNAVGVHTLEAPVLHPMSEGLFNFVIGWTLMFAPLLYTDWRRDRYGGSLDVLWGFQMFLTNTFLIPYMAIRLNKIGTEYNPRKTSQLGSIMTKGAPVVGLIGAAVCLLSTVWALYGRGDGSFGSVPERLEFLMSYLGSERLAYAFVWDICFYVIFQPWLIGDNLQNVQKDNVAVVRYLRYIPVVGLVAYCLCLIPDQET, encoded by the exons ATGCTGACGACGGGAACCTTTCTAtgcaagcccttcaactcaaggcCGACTTCATGGGCGCCTAGCAGCGTTAACCACGTCGCAGCTGCTAACACCAAGAAAAGGCAGAGTGATACTAATTTTGATAAATTCAAGACCAAGGAGATTAAGGGGTGGTTTAAATTTGGAATTACTAGTACTGGACTTTATCTTTCCAGTGGGGCTCGCCGTCGCCGGAATTCCACTCCCATTACAACAACCGCCGGCGTCGGTGGTGACAGCTCAGTTACAGAGTTCGATGACAATATAAGGAAATTACTGCAAGCTGTCTTATGGGTTGCTGAGGGAGTCTACATTTTGTGGCTCTTCTTGCTTCCTTATGCTCCA GGGGATCCTGTGTGGGCTATCAGTTCAGAGACGGTCAATTCTCTAGTGGGCCTGTCtcttaatttcttcttcattttgccGCTGTTGAATGCTG TTGGAGTTCATACATTGGAGGCACCAGTGCTTCACCCG ATGTCTGAGGGATTGTTCAACTTTGTTATCGGTTGGACCTTGATGTTTGCTCCTCTACTGTATACCGATTGGAGAAGAGACAGATATGGGGGTTCGTTGGACGTTCTGTGGGGATTCCAAATGTTCCTTACAAATA CATTCTTGATACCATACATGGCCATCCGTCTGAACAAGATCGGCACGGAATATAATCCAAGGAAGACGTCTCAGCTAGGTTCCATTATGACTAAAGGTGCACCAGTTGTTGGACTGATTGGTGCAGCTGTTTGTCTGCTATCCACAGTGTGGGCGCTCTACGGACGAGGAGATGGAAGTTTTGGGAGTGTACCGGAAAGATTAGAGTTCTTGATGAGTTATCTGGGCTCTGAAAGGCTTGCATATGCCTTTGTTTGGGATATTTGTTTTTATGTAATATTCCAGCCATGGTTGATAGGAGACAACCTACAAAATGTTCAGAAAGATAATGTTGCTGTAGTTAGGTATCTTAGATATATCCCTGTAGTTGGTTTAGTGGCATACTGTCTTTGTTTGATTCCAGATCAGGAGACATAG
- the LOC113715577 gene encoding small ribosomal subunit protein cS23y, giving the protein MLSMSPQSGIKGTLTYPSLPSQNPCCVPFQTSASLKSRAVSPISPTILSFKRKPFSTIETLQAAATAEEVATETETPAEPSPEPAVHKAETVAKGAQKPKPELVLKFIWMEKNIGLALDQKIPGHGAVPLSPYFFWPRKDAWEELRATLESKSWVSQKKMIILLNQATDIINLWQQSGGNLSQ; this is encoded by the exons ATGTTGTCTATGTCACCGCAGTCTGGTATCAAGGGCACTTTGACATATCCCTCCTTACCTTCCCAGAATCCTTGTTGCGTACCTTTCCAAACCTCCGCTTCATTGAAGTCTAGAGCTGTTTCTCCAATTTCACCAACCATTCTGAGCTTCAAAAGAAAGCCCTTTAGCACAATTGAGACGCTCCAGGCTGCGGCTACAGCAGAAGAAGTTGCAACAGAAACAGAAACTCCAGCTGAGCCTTCACCCGAACCTGCAGTACAT AAAGCCGAAACGGTGGCCAAGGGAGCACAGAAGCCAAAGCCTGAGCTGGTGTTGAAGTTCATATGGATGGAAAAGAATATTGGTCTGGCCCTGGATCAAAAGATACCAGGCCATGGAGCTGTTCCTCTCAGCCCCTACTTCTTTTGGCCGAGGAAAGATGCATGGGAAGAGCTTAGAGCTACTCTAGAGAGCAAGTCATGGGTATCCCAGAAGAAAATGATTATCCTGTTAAATCAGGCAACTGATATCATCAATTTATGGCAGCAGAGCGGTGGCAATTTGTCTCAATAA